A genomic stretch from Hydrogenimonas urashimensis includes:
- a CDS encoding S24 family peptidase gives MLSFDEVVGRLKDILSSEVGERRVLDKDVAETLGIAPAYFAVLKKRGSIPFAPIADFCAKRKISINWLLYDQAPRSLEENTEKVATIRYFRQINASAGNGAINWEESYETIAIDEALVRLLGGRKYLKNIDALEVRGDSMEPLLHDGDLIAVDRSRQRVRNGGIYVLRIGEELFIKQVRQKERDGLACVSLNPAYPVIYAEASEIQIIGEAVAIMQRGS, from the coding sequence ATGCTCTCTTTCGATGAAGTAGTTGGCAGACTCAAGGATATTTTGAGCAGTGAGGTGGGTGAACGCCGGGTGTTGGACAAGGATGTCGCCGAAACGCTGGGGATCGCCCCTGCCTATTTTGCCGTGCTGAAAAAGCGGGGTTCCATCCCGTTCGCTCCCATCGCCGATTTCTGTGCCAAACGCAAAATCAGTATCAACTGGCTACTCTACGACCAGGCCCCCAGATCGCTGGAGGAGAATACGGAGAAGGTCGCGACGATCCGCTATTTCAGGCAGATCAACGCGTCGGCGGGCAACGGCGCGATCAACTGGGAGGAGAGTTACGAAACGATCGCTATCGACGAGGCGCTCGTTCGGTTGCTCGGCGGCCGCAAATACCTGAAAAATATCGATGCACTCGAAGTGCGGGGCGATTCGATGGAGCCGCTTCTGCACGACGGGGATCTGATCGCCGTCGACCGCAGCCGCCAACGGGTACGCAACGGGGGCATCTACGTACTGAGAATCGGCGAAGAGCTTTTTATCAAGCAGGTGCGACAAAAAGAGAGGGACGGTCTAGCCTGTGTCTCGCTCAATCCCGCCTATCCCGTGATCTATGCCGAAGCCTCGGAGATTCAGATTATCGGCGAGGCGGTAGCCATCATGCAGAGGGGGTCGTAG
- a CDS encoding sensor domain-containing protein — translation MERYEPQIRKDLIDLVYDSIPFSIIVNIMAGLVVLVVYWPKSGKNAVIWYGIVVGAMLYRLGIYLYYKAHQDEIPVVRAEVLQWIGMFASAVVWVSGLWYFLGKQGIAYDFLMAFVMGGMASGAITTLSSERITAITYVLITLGGTALWLLISPHGIEVMMGVMVVIYLAFLISSSGRIHKTIVDAMVLRRENEHWIRALRAHRAEIELIFDNVPVGIFFYDKEFNVVNVNQHFVQLFGSSRERLIGFNLEKLKDRRIVPAIRMPIDYNGLEDGYYEGVYHTTTSDIDVYIRMKTTALKDSKNRLVGAIGIVEDISQELEHKRQIESFAQFYIQNPNPVMQISCHSHSILIENDAARMIHVGLENTDPKRWEGFLENVCSGEHKSLDLRYEETVYQFDIVILDKERVNLYGRNVTKERIARERADYLAYYDELTGLPRRKLLFEHVKIAMLRAERNHTTNALLFLDLDNFKQINDSMGHDVGDYLLQQLAKRLTNLMRTGDIVTRLGGDEFVILLSDIEGDAEEAAMKSEIVARKIREEVARPFAIKGRKLHFSVSIGITLFTHDRDFFDLLKEADVAMYEAKSAGKNGVRIFDSKLEKSTMNKTELLQELHNAIEKNQLTLLYQPQIEISTGKCVGAEALLRWEHPKRGLVSPGIFIPLAEESGLIHELGQWVLRRVAQESMVLPLDYVAVNVSIKEFVRSDFIEMVKEMAEKGEIDPSRIELEMTESVFIENFKETNKKLQELRQMGFRFSIDDFGTGYSSLAYLKNLSIKTLKIDRGFVEDIGINPNDEVLSRTIIDIAAHFGMKTVAEGVENETQLAFLKKFGCDLAQGYYFSKPMPIETFMAWLGEKA, via the coding sequence ATGGAACGGTACGAACCGCAAATCCGAAAAGACCTGATCGATCTGGTCTACGACTCCATTCCCTTCAGCATTATCGTCAATATCATGGCGGGACTCGTCGTTCTTGTCGTCTACTGGCCCAAATCGGGCAAAAATGCCGTCATTTGGTACGGAATTGTCGTCGGCGCCATGCTCTATCGGCTTGGAATCTATCTCTACTACAAGGCGCATCAGGACGAAATTCCCGTGGTGCGGGCGGAGGTGCTGCAGTGGATAGGGATGTTCGCCAGTGCCGTCGTATGGGTGAGCGGACTGTGGTATTTTCTTGGCAAACAGGGGATCGCCTACGATTTTCTGATGGCCTTTGTCATGGGAGGGATGGCTTCGGGTGCTATCACGACCCTCTCCTCGGAACGGATCACCGCGATCACCTATGTGCTGATCACACTCGGCGGTACCGCCCTGTGGCTTCTGATCAGTCCGCATGGTATCGAAGTGATGATGGGGGTGATGGTTGTCATCTATCTCGCGTTTTTGATCTCCAGTTCGGGCAGGATACACAAAACGATCGTCGACGCGATGGTGCTGCGGCGGGAGAACGAGCACTGGATCCGTGCGCTCAGGGCTCACCGGGCGGAGATCGAACTGATTTTCGACAATGTTCCGGTGGGGATCTTCTTCTACGACAAGGAGTTCAATGTCGTCAACGTCAATCAGCACTTCGTCCAGCTGTTCGGTTCGAGCCGGGAGAGACTGATCGGCTTCAATCTCGAAAAACTCAAAGACAGGCGCATCGTGCCGGCGATCCGGATGCCGATCGACTACAACGGACTGGAAGATGGCTATTACGAGGGAGTGTACCATACGACGACCAGCGACATCGATGTCTATATCCGTATGAAAACCACGGCGCTGAAAGATTCGAAAAACCGGCTCGTGGGAGCGATCGGTATCGTCGAGGATATCTCCCAGGAATTGGAGCACAAACGACAGATTGAATCGTTCGCGCAGTTTTACATCCAAAACCCCAATCCCGTCATGCAGATCTCCTGCCACTCCCATTCCATTCTGATCGAAAACGATGCGGCGCGGATGATCCATGTGGGGCTGGAGAATACGGATCCGAAGCGCTGGGAAGGTTTTCTGGAGAATGTCTGCAGCGGGGAGCATAAAAGTCTCGACCTGCGGTATGAGGAGACGGTATACCAGTTCGATATCGTCATCCTCGACAAGGAGCGGGTCAACCTCTACGGGCGCAACGTGACCAAAGAGCGCATCGCAAGGGAGCGGGCGGACTATCTGGCCTATTACGACGAGCTGACGGGGCTTCCGAGGCGGAAACTTCTCTTCGAGCATGTCAAGATCGCGATGCTCCGGGCCGAGCGCAACCATACGACCAACGCCCTTCTCTTCCTCGATCTGGACAACTTCAAGCAGATCAATGATTCGATGGGCCACGATGTGGGAGACTACCTGTTGCAGCAGCTCGCCAAACGTCTGACCAATCTGATGCGTACCGGAGACATCGTCACCCGACTCGGCGGGGATGAATTTGTCATCCTGCTTTCGGATATCGAGGGAGATGCCGAAGAGGCGGCGATGAAGAGCGAAATCGTGGCCAGAAAGATACGCGAAGAGGTGGCGCGCCCCTTCGCGATCAAGGGGCGCAAACTCCACTTCAGTGTCAGCATCGGGATCACGCTATTCACCCATGACCGCGATTTCTTCGATCTTCTCAAAGAGGCCGATGTGGCGATGTACGAGGCGAAATCGGCGGGCAAGAATGGCGTGCGCATCTTCGACAGCAAGCTGGAGAAGAGCACGATGAACAAGACGGAACTGCTGCAGGAGCTCCACAATGCGATCGAAAAGAATCAGCTCACACTCCTCTATCAGCCTCAGATCGAGATTTCGACGGGAAAATGTGTAGGCGCGGAGGCGCTGCTGCGGTGGGAACATCCCAAACGCGGGCTGGTCTCTCCGGGCATATTCATTCCTCTGGCCGAGGAGAGCGGCCTGATCCACGAACTGGGGCAGTGGGTTCTCAGACGTGTCGCCCAGGAGAGTATGGTGCTTCCTCTTGACTATGTGGCCGTCAATGTCAGTATCAAAGAGTTCGTACGGAGCGATTTCATCGAAATGGTGAAAGAGATGGCGGAAAAAGGGGAGATCGACCCCTCCCGCATCGAATTGGAGATGACCGAATCGGTCTTTATCGAAAACTTCAAAGAGACCAACAAGAAACTCCAGGAACTCCGCCAAATGGGCTTTAGATTCAGTATCGACGATTTCGGCACCGGATACTCCTCTCTTGCTTACCTGAAGAACCTTTCGATCAAAACATTGAAAATCGACCGGGGATTCGTCGAAGATATCGGCATCAATCCCAACGACGAGGTCCTCTCCCGGACCATTATCGATATCGCCGCCCATTTCGGGATGAAGACGGTAGCGGAAGGGGTGGAGAACGAGACGCAACTCGCCTTTCTCAAAAAATTCGGGTGCGACCTGGCACAGGGATACTATTTCAGCAAGCCGATGCCGATTGAAACCTTCATGGCATGGCTGGGGGAGAAGGCGTGA